The following proteins come from a genomic window of Dreissena polymorpha isolate Duluth1 chromosome 1, UMN_Dpol_1.0, whole genome shotgun sequence:
- the LOC127852167 gene encoding 3'-5' ssDNA/RNA exonuclease TatD-like, whose translation MLEKMLPFLEDRHLVIHCHGMEGGCGTEAFLVLLHVLTRYVRTHHPIHLHCFTGNRYVQDRWLERFPGIYFGFTNKVRTFSPDQIAALQNVEESRLLLETDAPYFPAPGSRVSSPSQISTVAEAVAALRGTTVEHVLEISVANGKHLYQCQ comes from the coding sequence ATGTTGGAGAAGATGTTGCCGTTCTTGGAAGATAGACATCTGGTGATTCACTGCCATGGAATGGAGGGGGGTTGCGGTACAGAAGCGTTTCTCGTGCTCCTCCATGTCCTGACGAGGTATGTGCGGACGCATCATCCGATACATCTGCATTGTTTCACTGGCAACAGGTATGTCCAGGATCGGTGGCTAGAGAGGTTTCCAGGGATATACTTTGGGTTCACCAACAAGGTGAGGACATTCTCTCCGGACCAGATCGCGGCACTACAAAATGTTGAAGAAAGTCGCCTTCTCCTGGAGACGGATGCTCCTTATTTTCCAGCACCTGGATCCAGAGTATCGTCACCCAGCCAGATATCCACAGTGGCCGAGGCGGTGGCAGCACTTCGAGGAACTACTGTGGAACATGTGTTGGAAATCTCCGTGGCCAATGGAAAACATCTGTACCAGTGCCAGTAG